From one Amphiura filiformis chromosome 13, Afil_fr2py, whole genome shotgun sequence genomic stretch:
- the LOC140168032 gene encoding uncharacterized protein encodes MGFRHTTDLPKSPLPNAALLGWQLVSDADGMNFTCYEAHVPDGSTVCLQSPEDGMTHIYYCISGKGTCTFADDGTKYSLQQKHMIALSSGLSCNLTISSPKDMRLFVVYCKDKSASNIRVMSSVQDILGTDRDIDFGGGRSRRLLLRSDSFSVGFCITSISPGATWKMQYKNHLEACYFYTGGKATYNFVDEKVAVESKADESNGTMMVMNKHDKHTAEVNATEDAECISIFYPPLVGHEKHAFSDDGYSGYELIEE; translated from the exons ATGGGTTTTCGTCATACTACGGATCTTCCTAAATCACCACTGCCAAATGCAGCTCTTCTAGGATGGCAGTTGGTTTCTGATGCTGACGGGATGAACTTCACCTGCTACGAAGCTCATGTACCAGATGGTAGTACGGTGTGTCTTCAATCGCCCGAGGATGGAATGACTCATATTTATTACTGCATTAGTGGCAAAG GTACCTGTACATTCGCCGATGACGGAACAAAATACTCCTTGCAACAGAAGCACATGATCGCATTGTCTTCAGGTCTGTCATGCAACCTGACCATCTCATCCCCAAAAGACATGCGACTCTTTGTAGTTTACTGCAAAGACAAATCTGCCAGTAACATCCGTGTGATGAGTTCTGTTCAAGATATCTTGGGAACCGATCGGGATATTGACTTTGGAGGTGGTCGCAGCCGACGACTTTTGCTGAGATCCGACAGTTTCTCAGTCGGTTTTTGCATTACGAGCATCAGTCCTGGAGCCACATGGAAGATGCAGTATAAAAATCATCTTGAAGCGTGTTATTTTTACACAGGAGGTAAAGCTACTTACAATTTTGTTGATGAAAAGGTAGCAGTTGAGTCGAAAGCTGATGAAAGTAATGGCACAATGATGGTCATGAATAAGCACGACAAGCACACGGCAGAAGTCAATGCTACAGAGGATGCAGAATGCATTTCTATTTTTTACCCGCCTTTAGTTGGTCACGAGAAGCATGCTTTTTCGGATGATGGTTACTCAGGTTATGAACTTATTGAGGAGTGA